In a genomic window of Poecilia reticulata strain Guanapo linkage group LG22, Guppy_female_1.0+MT, whole genome shotgun sequence:
- the sash1b gene encoding SAM and SH3 domain-containing protein 1 isoform X2 has protein sequence MEELRKRKLVQEMEMGKVDSAAASPHLRSQIQESLGLSSGTSTPETERRFPVHKSSSDDGSGGKWDARKKSKSLWQSFRKSQKGVMRQTSKGDDVGFVASEITMSDEERIQLMMMVKENMISIEEALARLKEFETQSRQTSRCDPPESPEPSGPGPNDSFSCTPVEQSDNEEESPTFKRLHKLVNSTRKVKKKLIRIDESKRLAADESLSVDGLPCGDSSVSQHPGVQRKPLVCPLDSLASALQKQLDSDSLTTSPSSSSLDTCSSQKAAQGCGRCSGSPAHQEAGVAEAGEGSSFSETEGCGEEEPKMARSVTDGELRHRALGLLSHHGRACSFGGFDLTSRSVQTVTSDIDSTTKDGESDFRDEVKSPSLSRISLGKKVKSVRETMRKHISKRYHCSLSEQSSPDRVASCPHSPQTDADSLEKPKLKPGGSVESLRSSLSGQSSMSGQTVGTTDSSNSNRESVKSEDGEEDELPYRGPFCGRALVHTDFIPSPYDTDSLKLKCGDVIDIISKPPMGTWMGMLNGKVGTFKFIYVDVLNEEVKPKKTRRRRKARHPKPTSVEELLERINLKEHLPTFLFNGYEDLDTFQLLEEEDLDELNITDPQHRAVLLTAVELLQEYEGSSDPERSAQSGPSQEKLLLDRRGALGDSPRDSGCYESNENLENGRLRKSAASINRSPSGFETGHIPPPDPVLISPSLSPLQTKAPLPSVPPSIRLQKNCFGLRNSRSHSCTELRRNPAAVQMRHCVSLKALQKDQERKPPNPKDWDLPTATPTRPPQRAVDPLDACRASNPVKRQALAPKQEEKTGSSIQFHQAPEKLSRPDSFRDFFPTETTCRHERTDQVSASRSVSAASEARRLKMKRNAKLCLDVAFL, from the exons ATGGAGGAGCTACGGAAACGCAAACTAGTGCAAGAGATGGAGATG GGGAAGGTTGACTCAGCGGCTGCGTCGCCACACCTCCGCTCTCAGATCCAG GAATCTCTTGGACTCAGCAGCGGCACATCGACTCCGGAGACTGAGAGGAG GTTTCCTGTCCACAAATCCAGCTCGGACGACGGATCAGGAG GAAAATGGGATGCAAGGAAAAAGAGCAAGTCTTTATGGCAGAGTTTCCGCAAGTCACAGAAGGGAGTGATGCGCCAGActtcaaaag GTGACGATGTTGGCTTCGTTGCCAGCGAGATCACGATGAGCGATGAAGAGCGTATTCagctgatgatgatggtgaAGGAGAATATGATCTCGATAGAGGAAGCCCTCGCACGG CTGAAGGAGTTTGAGACCCAGAGCAGACAGACGAGCCGGTGCGACCCCCCCGAGTCCCCGGAACCCTCGGGGCCCGGCCCAAACGACTCATTCAGCTGCACC ccTGTTGAGCAGTCTGACAACGAGGAGGAATCTCCGACGTTCAAAAGGCTCCACAAACTGGTCAACTCCACTCGGAAAGTGAAGAAGAAGCTGATCAGAATAGATGAGTCCAAAAGGCTCGCAGCGGACG AGAGCCTGAGCGTAGATGGTCTACCCTGTGGTGACAGCAGCGTCTCCCAGCATCCAGGTGTGCAGAGGAAACCCTTGGTTTGTCCCCTGGACTCCTTGGCTTCTGCTCTGCAGAAGCAGCTGGACTCCGACAGCCTGACCACGTCCCCGTCCTCCAGCAGCCTGGACACGTGCAGCAGCCAGAAGGCAGCGCAGGGCTGCGGGAGGTGCAGCGGGAGCCCCGCTCATCAGGAGGCCGGTGTGGCGGAGGCCGGCGAGGGCTCCTCCTTCTCGGAAACGGAGGGGTGCGGCGAAGAGGAGCCCAAAATGGCGCGGTCGGTGACCGACGGAGAGCTCCGTCATCGGGCTCTGGGCTTGCTTAGCCATCATGGA AGAGCTTGCAGCTTTGGAGGATTTGACCTGACCAGTCGCTCCGTTCAAACAGTCACTTCTGACATTGACAGCACT acaaaagaTGGAGAGAGTGACTTCAGAGACGAAGTCAAGTCTCCCTCGCTGTCACGGATTTCTCTGGGTAAAAAAGTCAAGTCAGTGAGGGAAACCATGAGAAAACACATATCCAAGAGATACCATTGTTCTCTCTCCGAGCAG TCGAGTCCGGACCGAGTAGCCAGCTGCCCTCACTCGCCTCAGACCGACGCCGACTCTTTGGagaaacccaaactgaagccAGGAGGCTCAGTGGAGAGCCTGAGGAGCTCCCTCAGCGGCCAGAGCTCCATGA GTGGCCAGACGGTCGGCACCACCGACTCGTCCAACAGCAACAGAGAAAGTGTGAAGTCGGAGGATGGAGAAGAAGACGAGCTGCCTTACCGTGGACCTTTCTGTGGACGCGCGTTGGTTCACACCGACTTCATCCCGAGTCCCTATGACACGGACTCCCTCAAACTGAAG TGTGGAGACGTGATCGACATCATCAGTAAGCCCCCGATGGGCACCTGGATGGGAATGCTCAACGGGAAAGTCGGCACCTTCAAGTTCATCTACGTGGATGTTCTGAACGAGGAGGTGAAGCCCAAGAAGACGCGCAGGAGGAGAAAGGCCCGGCACCCCAAACCCACATcggtggaggagctgctggagcgCATTAATCTGAAG GAGCATCTCCCCACCTTCCTTTTTAACGGATATGAGGATCTGGACAcgttccagctgctggaggaggaagaccTGGACGAGCTGAACATCACAGACCCCCAGCACAGAGCGGTGCTGCTCACCGccgtggagctgctgcaggagtaTGAAG GAAGCAGCGACCCCGAGCGGAGCGCCCAGTCCGGGCCGTCCCAGGAGAAGCTGCTCCTGGACCGGCGCGGCGCCCTGGGCGACTCGCCGCGGGACTCGGGCTGCTACGAGAGCAACGAGAACCTGGAGAACG GACGGCTCAGAAAATCCGCTGCATCCATCAACAGGTCTCCGTCTGGATTTGAGACCGGTCACATCCCGCCCCCCGATCCTGTCCTAATCTCCCCTTCGCTGTCTCCTCTCCAAACCAAAGCTCCGCTCCCCTCCGTTCCACCGTCTATCAGACTCCAGAAGAACTGCTTTGGCCTCCGGAACTCTAGAAGTCACAGCTGCACAGAGCTTAGAAGAAACCCGGCAGCCGTTCAGATGCGGCACTGCGTCTCCCTAAAAGCTCTCCAGAAAGATCAAGAGAGGAAACCCCCCAACCCTAAAGACTGGGATCTGCCCACCGCAACGCCCACCCGGCCCCCACAGCGCGCCGTAGACCCTCTGGATGCGTGCAGAGCGTCTAACCCGGTCAAACGTCAGGCATTGGCCcctaaacaggaagaaaaaacggggagcagcattcagtttcacCAAGCTCCAGAGAAGTTAAGTCGGCCAGATTCATTCAGAGACTTCTTCCCGACAGAAACCACCTGCAGGCACGAACGCACCGATCAGGTCTCTGCAAGTCGCTCCGTTTCTGCCGCTTCAGAAGCTCGAcggctgaaaatgaaaagaaatgccaAG